In one window of Eubalaena glacialis isolate mEubGla1 chromosome 13, mEubGla1.1.hap2.+ XY, whole genome shotgun sequence DNA:
- the PLAGL2 gene encoding zinc finger protein PLAGL2 isoform X2: MATHSAQKPHQCMYCDKMFHRKDHLRNHLQTHDPNKEALHCSECGKNYNTKLGYRRHLAMHAASSGDLSCKVCLQTFESTQALLEHLKAHSRRVAGGAKEKKHPCDHCDRRFYTRKDVRRHLVVHTGRKDFLCQYCAQRFGRKDHLTRHVKKSHSQELLKIKTEPVDMLGLLSCSSTVNVKEELSPVLCMASRDVMGAKAFPGMLPMGMYGAHIPTMPSAGVPHSLVHNTLPMGMSYPLESSPISSPAQLPPKYQLGSTSYLPDKLPKVEVDSFLAELPGSLSLSSAEPQPASPQPAAAAALLDEALLTKSPANLSEALCAANVDFSHLLGFLPLNLPPCNPPGATGGLVMGYSQAEAQPLLTTLQAQPQDSPGAGGPLNFGPLHSLPPVFTSGLSTTTLPRFHQAFQ, from the coding sequence ATGGCCACTCACTCAGCCCAGAAACCCCACCAGTGCATGTACTGTGATAAGATGTTTCACCGCAAGGATCATCTGCGGAACCACCTGCAGACCCATGACCCCAACAAAGAGGCCCTCCACTGTTCTGAGTGCGGTAAGAATTACAATACGAAGCTGGGCTACCGGCGCCACCTGGCCATGCATGCCGCCAGCAGTGGTGACCTCAGCTGCAAGGTGTGCCTGCAGACCTTCGAGAGTACCCAGGCCCTGCTAGAGCACCTGAAGGCCCACTCACGCCGGGTAGCAGGTGGCGCCAAGGAGAAGAAGCACCCCTGTGACCACTGTGACCGGCGGTTCTATACTCGTAAGGATGTGCGGCGGCACCTGGTGGTCCACACAGGCCGGAAAGACTTCCTGTGCCAGTACTGTGCCCAGCGATTTGGCCGCAAAGACCACCTGACACGTCATGTCAAGAAGAGTCACTCGCAAGAGCTGCTTAAGATCAAGACAGAGCCAGTGGACATGTTAGGCCTACTCAGCTGCAGCTCCACAGTCAACGTGAAGGAAGAGCTGAGCCCTGTGCTGTGCATGGCCTCTCGGGACGTGATGGGGGCCAAGGCCTTCCCTGGCATGTTGCCCATGGGCATGTATGGTGCCCACATCCCTACCATGCCCAGTGCGGGCGTGCCACACTCCCTGGTGCACAACACGCTGCCCATGGGTATGAGCTACCCTCTGGAGTCCTCACCTATCTCTTCCCCAGCTCAGCTTCCTCCAAAATACCAGCTTGGATCTACCTCATACTTGCCCGACAAATTGCCCAAAGTGGAGGTGGATAGTTTTCTGGCGGAGCTTCCTGGAAGCCTGTCTCTCTCATCCGCTGAACCCCAGCCCGCCTCACCTCAGCCGGCGGCAGCTGCGGCCCTCCTAGATGAAGCACTGCTCACCAAGAGCCCCGCCAACCTCTCTGAGGCCCTCTGCGCTGCTAATGTGGACTTCTCCCACTTACTGGGCTTTCTTCCTCTCAACCTGCCCCCGTGTAACCCGCCCGGGGCCACAGGAGGCCTGGTCATGGGCTACTCCCAGGCCGAGgcgcagcccctgctcaccacttTGCAAGCTCAGCCTCAAGATTCCCCGGGAGCTGGGGGACCGCTGAACTTTGGGCCTCTGCACTCCTTGCCTCCTGTCTTCACCTCTGGCCTGAGCACCACCACCCTGCCTCGTTTCCACCAGGCATTCCAGTAG
- the PLAGL2 gene encoding zinc finger protein PLAGL2 isoform X1, with the protein MTTFFTSVPPWIQDAKQEEEVGWKLVPRPRGREAESQVKCQCEISGTPFSNGEKLRPQSLPHPEQRPYSCPQLHCGKAFASKYKLYRHMATHSAQKPHQCMYCDKMFHRKDHLRNHLQTHDPNKEALHCSECGKNYNTKLGYRRHLAMHAASSGDLSCKVCLQTFESTQALLEHLKAHSRRVAGGAKEKKHPCDHCDRRFYTRKDVRRHLVVHTGRKDFLCQYCAQRFGRKDHLTRHVKKSHSQELLKIKTEPVDMLGLLSCSSTVNVKEELSPVLCMASRDVMGAKAFPGMLPMGMYGAHIPTMPSAGVPHSLVHNTLPMGMSYPLESSPISSPAQLPPKYQLGSTSYLPDKLPKVEVDSFLAELPGSLSLSSAEPQPASPQPAAAAALLDEALLTKSPANLSEALCAANVDFSHLLGFLPLNLPPCNPPGATGGLVMGYSQAEAQPLLTTLQAQPQDSPGAGGPLNFGPLHSLPPVFTSGLSTTTLPRFHQAFQ; encoded by the exons ATGACCACATTTTTCACCAGCGTCCCCCCCTGGATTCAAGATGCAAAGCAGGAGGAGGAAGTGGGCTGGAAACTAGTTCCCAGGCCTCGGGGCCGGGAGGCGGAGAGTCAAGTGAAGTGCCAATGTGAAATCTCGGGGACACCCTTCTCAAATGGGGAGAAGCTGAGGCCTCAGAGCCTCCCCCATCCAGAGCAGAGACCGTATAGCTGCCCTCAGCTGCACTGTGGCAAGGCGTTTGCCTCCAAGTACAAGCTGTATAG GCACATGGCCACTCACTCAGCCCAGAAACCCCACCAGTGCATGTACTGTGATAAGATGTTTCACCGCAAGGATCATCTGCGGAACCACCTGCAGACCCATGACCCCAACAAAGAGGCCCTCCACTGTTCTGAGTGCGGTAAGAATTACAATACGAAGCTGGGCTACCGGCGCCACCTGGCCATGCATGCCGCCAGCAGTGGTGACCTCAGCTGCAAGGTGTGCCTGCAGACCTTCGAGAGTACCCAGGCCCTGCTAGAGCACCTGAAGGCCCACTCACGCCGGGTAGCAGGTGGCGCCAAGGAGAAGAAGCACCCCTGTGACCACTGTGACCGGCGGTTCTATACTCGTAAGGATGTGCGGCGGCACCTGGTGGTCCACACAGGCCGGAAAGACTTCCTGTGCCAGTACTGTGCCCAGCGATTTGGCCGCAAAGACCACCTGACACGTCATGTCAAGAAGAGTCACTCGCAAGAGCTGCTTAAGATCAAGACAGAGCCAGTGGACATGTTAGGCCTACTCAGCTGCAGCTCCACAGTCAACGTGAAGGAAGAGCTGAGCCCTGTGCTGTGCATGGCCTCTCGGGACGTGATGGGGGCCAAGGCCTTCCCTGGCATGTTGCCCATGGGCATGTATGGTGCCCACATCCCTACCATGCCCAGTGCGGGCGTGCCACACTCCCTGGTGCACAACACGCTGCCCATGGGTATGAGCTACCCTCTGGAGTCCTCACCTATCTCTTCCCCAGCTCAGCTTCCTCCAAAATACCAGCTTGGATCTACCTCATACTTGCCCGACAAATTGCCCAAAGTGGAGGTGGATAGTTTTCTGGCGGAGCTTCCTGGAAGCCTGTCTCTCTCATCCGCTGAACCCCAGCCCGCCTCACCTCAGCCGGCGGCAGCTGCGGCCCTCCTAGATGAAGCACTGCTCACCAAGAGCCCCGCCAACCTCTCTGAGGCCCTCTGCGCTGCTAATGTGGACTTCTCCCACTTACTGGGCTTTCTTCCTCTCAACCTGCCCCCGTGTAACCCGCCCGGGGCCACAGGAGGCCTGGTCATGGGCTACTCCCAGGCCGAGgcgcagcccctgctcaccacttTGCAAGCTCAGCCTCAAGATTCCCCGGGAGCTGGGGGACCGCTGAACTTTGGGCCTCTGCACTCCTTGCCTCCTGTCTTCACCTCTGGCCTGAGCACCACCACCCTGCCTCGTTTCCACCAGGCATTCCAGTAG